CACCGGCCCCGCGTCGGCACCGCGCCACGGCGGCAACGACCGGCCCACGGCGGCACCGGCCAGCAGCAGCCCCGCCAGCGCCGTCAGCGACCCCCCGCCGCCGGCCACCAGCAACGCCCCGACTCGCGGCCCGCCCCGCCAATCGGGCGGAAGCAACCGCACCGCACCGGCCAGCGCCACCGCCACCAGCGCCGCCACCAGCAGCCACACCGAGGCGCGCAGCTCCACCGCCGGCCGGATCACCGCAGCGGCCAGCACCGGTACCACCGCTCCGGCCGCCACCGCCCGCGCCGGCCCCCCGCCGGCCAGCAGCGCCGCGCCGAGCACGGTCAGCGCCACCAGCAGCATCGGCGCACCGGCCAGCAGCGGCACGCCGCCCGCCCGACCGACCAGCAGCGGCACCAGCGCGCAGCCCGCGGCGAGCAGCAGCGCACCGGCGAAGCCGACCCAGGCCACCGCCTGGCCGGCGAGCCGCACCGCCGGAGTCGTCGCGGCCCCCTCGCCCGCGACATCCCCGCGACCGCGCCGCAGCGCGGCCACCACCGCCAGGTCGACCAGCGCCACACCGACGAAGACGACCGCCCAACCGGCCGGCTCCGGCCGGGCCTCGGCGGCGAGCAGCGGCAGCACCGGCTGCCCGGCGAGCAGCGCGGCGAACCACGGCACGGCCAGCCGGCTGAGCCGGGCGTAACCGACCGCGACCGCCGCGCCGACCGCCGCGACCAGCCCGGCGTACCGGCTGCCCGGCCAGGCGGTCACCCCGAACAGGTCCACGGCCCAGGCCGCGTACCCGTCGAGCAGCACCAGCAGCAGCCCGACGGCGGCGAAGGTCTCGGCGGTGCCGCGCAGCCCACGCCACCGCGCGACGAGCGGCACGGCCAGCAGCAGCGCGGTGAACGCGAGCAGGATCAGCGCCCGGCCGGCCACCCCGACCGACGCCCAGGCCACCGCCGTGAAGACCGTGGCCGCCGTGCCCAGCAGCAGCCCGCCGAGGACGAAGAGCAGACCCTGCACGGTACGGGTCGAGGTCTCCGCCCCGCCCGGAGCGGCCGGCACCGGCTCGACCGGTTGCCATCCGGAAACGGCCACCGGTGCGGCCAACGGCCCGGCCACCGGTGCGGCCGATTGCCCAGCCACCGGTGCAACCGACTGCCCGGCCGCAGCGAGGGCCGGTGCCCCCGGCCCTCCGGCGACGGCCGGTGCCGGGAACTCCGCCCGGACGGACGCGGCCAGCTCGCCCCGCCGCCGACGGAGCACCGCCAGCCGCCCGGCCAACCCCTCGTACGCCGCTCGGGCCCGCTCCACCTCGCCGCCCAGCGTGACGATCTCCCGGTCGAGCCGGATCACCTCCGCCGCGCCCGGATGCGGCGGGCGCCCGCAGCCGGTGCAGCCGGAGCCGAGATTCGCCGGCGCACCGCAGGCCGGGCAGGGGTAGGCGTTGTCCACGCGATCATCCTCGACGGTCGCGCACCGCCGGCACCAGAGTGCGCGTACTCAGGGTCGGGTGTGCTCGAAGACCCAGGCGGCGTACCCGGGATGGCCGCAGTCCACCCGGCTGACCAGGATCTCCGGCACCTCGTACGGATGGCTGGCACGCAGCTGATCCAGCAGCGCGTCGACCCGGTCCGGCGCGGTCTTGAACTGCACCGACCACTCGGTGCTGGTCTCCACCCCCGACCGCCACCAGTACGTGCTCTCCACCTGGCCGCCCACCTGAGCGCAGGCCGCGAGCCGCCCGGCCACCGCGGCGGCGGCCAGCAGATCGGCGACCGAACGCGCGTCGACCACCGTCGTCACCACGCTGATCTGCTCCACGTGCGCACCCTACGTGGCGTCGTCGTGATTGGTCGCGATCCACCCGTCTATCCGACTCCACCAGTCGTAGAGCCAGTCGACGCGCTGCTGCCGGTCGGCCGGGATCTCCTCCGGCGGCACAGACCAGAAACGCATCACGAGGCGCTTGTCCATCGGCAGTTCCCGCCACACGTCGGCGACGGTGAGCATCCGGTCCAGGCCGGTGTGGGCCACGAAGATCACCCCGGCGTCCGGCGCCGCGTCCAGCGCCGCCAACACCCCGCCGGGCTGCGGGGCGAGCACGTGCCGCATCGCCTCCGCCTTCAGCGCCATCCGCTCGTGGCCACGGTCCCACAGCCGGGCGATCGCCCGCAGCCGCCGCTTCGGGGTGAAGTTGCCGCCCTCGGGAAAGATCACGAAGGCGTCGTCGTCGTCCAGGCCGGTGGCGAGGTGCCCGACCTGGTCGGTGAGCGGGCCCCGACCGTCCCGGCCCGGCGCGATGAACCGGCTCGGCAGCCGGTTGAGCAGCACGTCGATCGCCGGATCCCACTGGAGGGTGTCCTTGAGGACGATCCGCGGCTCCCGCCGGAACCAGTTCACCAGGGCGTGGATCAGGATGAACGAGTCGCCCGGCCCGGCGTGCCGGCACAGCACCAGCTCGGGCCGACCGGGCAGGGCGGTGTCCGGGTCGGTACCGACCACGTCGATGCTCAGGTGCAGCGTCCACCGCGCCTGCCAGAACAGCACCCGCAGGAACCAGCCCGCCAGCACGTAGTGGGCACGTTGGAAGGTCGGCGAGCCGACCCGCCAGCCGAACCCGGAGGCGATCCAGAGCCCGAAGAGGCAGAGCAGCGCCGCCGCGTCCCAGACCAGGTAGAAGCAGCCGAGCCAGAGCAGCCGCAGCGGGCGCAACCGACCCGGCACGAACGGGGACACCGCCAGGGCCAGCAACGCCCACAGCGGCACGGTGGTCACCAGCAGCGTGGCCAGCAGCACCACGCCGGGCGCCAGCACCAGTCGGCGGAGCCACCGCGGCGGTAGGGGCATCAGCGCTCCAGGTTCGCCAGGTAGTGCCGGGAGGCCGAGTACGCGCGGCTGATCCGTCGGCCCACCGCCGCCATGTCCCGGTACGCCCACGGGGTGTCGTCGCGCGGCTCCAGCCCGCCGGTCGGCAGCACGTGCACCTCCACCCCGTCGGGCAGGGCGGCCATCTCCCGGGCGAACCGGTGCCGGCGGGCGATCTCGAACGCGACCTGGGCGATCTCCCAGGGCCGCCGGGGCGGGGCCAGGGCACGTTCGATCCGGCCCACCTGGAGTACGAAGATCCGGCCGGCACCGGCGGCGACCGCCTCGCCGATCGGGATGGAGTTGACGATCCCGCCGTCGACGTAGTGCTGGTCGCCGATCCGGGCCGGCGGCAACAGCCCCGGCACGGAGGCGGACGCGAGCACGGCCGGCACCACCGGCCCGCTGACGAACCAGTGCTCGGCGGCCCGCTCGATGTTCGCCGCGCAGCAGCGGAACGGGATCTTCAGGTCGGCGAAGGTGGTCTCCGTGCCCAGCTCACTCTCCAGCAGCTTGCGCAGCGGCCGGGGCGAGTGCAGGTGGGTACGGGCGGCGAAGCGGCGCAGTTGCCGGGCCACCGAGTCGCCGTACACCTCGCTGGCCTCCGGGGAGGCCCAGAGCCGCACCAGCCGGTTGGTGACCGCCTCGGACGGGTCGGCGGCGACCAGGGCGCCGTTGACCGCGCCGATCGACGTGCCGAGCACGATGTCCGGCCGGATGCCGGCCCGGAACAGGGCCCGCAACATGCCCACCTCGACCGCGCCCAGGACACCGCCGCCCCCGAGTACGAAAGCCACCGGTCCCCGTGCCATGCCGTTCATCCTGGCACGCCCGCGCCGCAACGAACTCCTCGCACGGCGGGCCGTGCGGCAACCGCCCGCGCCGACCGCCGGGTACGCGCAGCGCCCGGCCCGGCCTCCGGCCTTCCGGAAGCTCGTTGACAGGGCGGCAACATTCACGCAACCTGATACCGCTCCCAGCTATGAGGCAGGTGCGATCCGTGAAGCCAGCACTGCAGCCCGGCCGGTTGCTGGCCACCCGGTACCGGCTGATCGACCAGATCGGCGCGGGCGGCATGTCGGTCATCTGGCGGGCCCACGACGAGGTGCTCGACCGGATGGTCGCGCTGAAGGTGCTGGCCCCGTCGCTTGCCGCCGACGCCCGGTTCCGCGACATGGTCCGCGAGGAGGCCCGGGCGGCCGCGCAGCTCGTCCACCCGAACGTCACCTCGGTGCACGACTACGGTGAGACGGTGTCGCCGGACGGCGCCATCACCTCCTTCGTGGTGATGGAGCTGCTCTCCGGTGAGGAACTGGAGTTCCGGCTCACCGAGGGGCCGCTGCCGTGGCCGCAGGCGGTGGAGATCGGCGCCCAGGTCGCCGACGCGCTCGCCGCCGCGCACCGGCTAGGCATCGTGCATCGGGACATCACCACGGCCAACGTGATGATGACCCAGGTCGGCGCGAAGCTGCTCGACTTCGGCATCGCCACCCGGATCGGCGCGCCCGACGAGGACGAGGACGGCGCCACCTTCGGCACCCCCGCGTACGTGGCACCGGAGCGGCTCGACGGCGCGCCGGCCCAGCCGGCCACCGACGTCTACTCGCTCGGTGTGCTGCTGCACGAGACGCTGACCGGCCGGGTGCCGTACCCGGCGGACACCTGGGACGAACTCAGCGCCGCACTGGCCGACGGCGCATCGCCCACCCTCGCGGGTGTGCCGGGGTTGCCGTCGCCGGTGGCCCAGATCTGCCTGCGCTGCCTGTCGCGTGACCCGGCCGACCGCCCCACCGCCCGCCAGGTGGCCACCGTGCTGCGTGACCAGATGCTGCCCGCCGACCCGCAGGCGAGCACGATGCTCGCCCCCACCGTCACCCTCCCCGCACTGGCACCCACCCTCGCCGCCGCCCTCGGCCCGGCTGCTGCCGGCGGCACCACGGCCGGGACCGACAGCACCGTAGACGGAGCCGGCGGCGCCACGGCCGGAACCGACGGCGCCACGGCCGGAGCCGGCGGCGCCATGGGCGGGACCGGCGGCGGCGTGGGTGGGCTGGGAGGCGCCGCACGTGGGGACGCCGTGCTGACGCCCGGTCCCGACGGTGGCCGGCGCCGGCGGCTGCCGCGCCCGGTGCTCGTCATCACGACCGTGGCCGTACTGATCGCGGCCGCGCTCGTGGTACCGGCCCTCTGGCCGGACGCGACCGAGCCGCCCGCCGTGCTACCCACCGGCGGGCCGACCGCGACACCCGGGCCGGCCCGCCCGGGAAGCACCGCGAGTGAGCGGCCACCCGTCCCGCCGCCGAGCGCGTCACCCACGCCGCCGCCGGCGACGGCCGTACCGACCCCGCCTGCCGGTGGGGACAGCCTGGTCGCGGCGGCGAACCGGCTGGAAGCGGTGATCGGCGCCGGGCTCACCGACGGCGGCATCCGCGACGACGTCGGCACCGACCTGCGCAACGAGCTGCGCAACCTCACCCGGGCGGTGACCGGTGGCGAGAGCGAGTTGGGACCGGGCGTCGCCCGGCTGCGCGAGAAGGTCTCCGTCCGGCTGCGCGAGGGCGGATTGAGCCCGGCGTACGCCCAACAGCTGGACGCGGCGATCTCCGCGCTCGGTGCCGCACAGGTCTGACCCGCGCCCCGGTCAGGCCGGCGTGACCCGGGCCGGTTCGCGCACCGCCGTCCGCGGGGTCGCGGCGACGACGAACCGGCGGTACACCTCCTCGTAGCCGGCGGCCATCCGCTCGGTGGAGAAGGTCCGCGCCACGTGCTCCACGCAGTCCGCCGGGTCGAGGCCGGGCGCCGCACGCAGCGCCGCCGGCAGCTCCTCCGGCCGCTCGCAGATCAGCCCGGTCACCCCGGGCCGGACCAGTTCCGGCACCGCTCCCCGATTCAGCGCCACCACGGGGGTCCCCGTCGCCATCGCCTCCAGCATCACGATGCCGAACGGTTCCTCCCACTGGATCGGCATGATCAGGCAGCTCGCCTCGACCAGCAGCCGCAGCACGGCGTCCCGGTCGGCGTCGAGCACCACCGTGACGTCCGGTCCGAGCATCGGCCGGATCACCTCGTCGTAGTAGCGCCGCTCGGCGGGCTCGTTGCACTTGCCGGCCAGCACCAGCGGCAGTCCGGCCGCCCGGCAGGCACGGATGGCCAGCTCCGGCCCCTTGTCGGGGCTGAACCGGGCGAGCCACAGCACCGGCCCGTGACCGGGGACGTCCTTGCGCGGGAAGTCGTCGAGTCCCATCGCGTTGTGCACCGTGCCGACCCAGGGCAGGTGGGGGTTCAGCGCCCGTTGGGTACGCGAGATCGCCACCAGGCCGACACCCCGGTCGGTGTTGCTGAGCACCGTGCCGTACTCGCCCACCGGGTTGCCGTGCACCGTCGCCACCGTGGGCACCGTCCGCCGCCCCGCCACCAGCGGACCGATCGTGGTGTGGTCGTGCACGATGTCGAAGTCGGCCGGGCTGATCAGGTGATTCACCCGCGCCAGGTGGGCCAGTTCGGGCAGCGCCTCGCCGAGGCGGTCGTACTGGAGTTCGTCGAGCGTGGCGAGGTAGTCGGCGGCGGTGCCGTGGTCCGTGCCGGCACCCATCAGCGTCACCGCGTGACCTCGGGCGACCAGGGCGTCGACCAGGCCGGCCACCACCTGCTCCAGACCGCCGTAACCCGGCGGCGGCACCGACAGCCAGGGCGGCACCAACATGGCGATCCGCAACCGCTGCTCCCCCGCAACGTTGTCGGCCACGTGCCCTCCCCCGTCGCTCTCCGGTGGCGTCGGCCCCGATCCGTGCTGCGATGTGGCGGGGATCGACGTGCCTTCCCGGTCCCCGCGCCGGCAAACCGGACAGTGGCCGCCGGCTCAGCCGTCGCCCACCACCAGCTCGTCCCGTACCGTGCACACGCCCTCGGCCGACCAGGCGACCCGTTCCGCCTCCTCCCGTTCCGACCAGGAACGCACCACCCCGCTCAGGGTCACCGTGTCGTCCCGCACCTGCACGGTCACCCGTTCGGTGCCGATGCCCCGGAGCAGGGCACGCTGCACGTCGCAGCGGATCCGGTCGGTGTCCGGGCGGGTGGCGGGCCGGACCTCGACCAGGTTGGTGACGCCGCGTACGCCCCGCAGCCGGCGCAGCTCCCGCTCGGCGGTACGCCGCTGCCAGCCGAACTCCACCTCGCCGCGCAGCATCAACCAGCCGTCGGAGACCGTGAGATCCAGCCGCTCGGCCGGCACGAAGCTGTTCCACTCCAGCGCCCGGCTGGCCGCGATCGCCAGGTCGCCGTCGGTGATGTCGACCGGCCCAGGCGGACGTACCTCGATCTCGTCGGCGACGGCCCGCACCCCGCGTACCCGCTGGGCGCTGCGAACCGCCGCCCACCCGTGGGCGGCGCCGTCCACGCTGCCGGTGAGGGTCACCACCCCGTCGTGCACGCTCACCCCGATGTCGGTCTCGCGCACCTGCGCGTCCCAGGCGAGTTCGTCGAGCACGTCGCGCTGGATCCGGTCATCGGTCCGGGCCGCGGTAGCCGTGGTCATGGCACCCCCCATACGCCTCACGAGGTCTCACCGGAGAGGCTGCCGGCCGGCGGGGTGAGCCGGGTTCACCCGGTCCGGGTGAACCCGGACCGGGACGGGAGGGGGCGGCGGACGGCGCGGCCAACCCCCTTGGCCGTACCGCCCGCCGCCCCGGAGGGAGGAAGCAGGTTCTTGCCGGTTAGGACGCCTCGGCGAGCGTCACGGTTGCCGTCGTCTCGGCCCCGTTTCGTTGGTACGTCACCTCGACCTGATCGCCGACCTTGCCCGCCTGCACGGCGGCGACCAGGTCGCTGGAGTCATTGATCACCTTGTCGCCGAACCGGGTGATCACATCGCCCTGTTGCAGCCCGGCCCGCTCGGCGGCGCTGCCCGGGGTCACCGCGCCGATCAGCGCACCGCCGTCGGGCGCGGCGTTCACGCTCACCCCGAGCGACGGGTGGCTGATCTTCTCGCCGCGCTGGAGCTTCTCCGCGACGTCCTTCGCCTTGTTGCTCGGGATGGCGAAGCCCACCCCGATGTTGCCGGTGTTGCCCTGCCCCGCGGTGGCGATCGCGGTGTTGATGCCGATCACCTCGCCCCGGGTGTTGACCAGCGCCCCGCCGGAGTTGCCGGGGTTGATCGGGGCGTCGGTCTGCAACAGCCCCGAGATCGAGCTGACCGCCTGGCCGGGGAGTTGCTGCCCGCCGCCGGCCTGGATGGTGCGGTCCCGGGCGCTGAGGATGCCCGCGGTGACCGAACCCTGCAGGCCGAGCGGGCTGCCCAGCGCGAGCACCTGGTCGCCGACCTGCATCGCGTCGCTGTCGCCGAAGGTGGCCGGCTGGAGGTCGCTCACGCCGTCCGCCTTCAGCACCGCGAGGTCGGTCTTCGGGTCGGTGCCGACGACCTGGGCCTGGGCGCTGGTGCCGTTCGCGAAGATCACCCGGACGGTGTCACCGCCCCCGGCGACCACGTGGTTGTTGGTCAGCACGTAGCCGTCGGCGCTGAGCACCACACCCGAGCCCTCACCGCTGCCGGTGCTGATGGAGACGACGCTGTCCTGCACCGACGCGGCGATGCGCGGCAGGTCGGCACCGTCGATCACGGGGGCGGCGTTGTAGGTGCGGGTGACCCCGCCGCCGTCGCTCAGCGCGAGGGCGAGCGCCCCACCGGCGACACCACTGCCGAGCATCAGCGCGAACACCGCGACGCCGGCGCCGGCCAGCTTGGCGATCCGGCCGGGACGCGGCCCGCTGGACGGGGTGGGCGCCCACGGCCCCGGCTGCCCCGGATAGCCGCCGGGCATTCCGCCGGCCTGCCCCGGGTAGCCGGGCTGCCCGGCACCGGGCGAGGTGGGGTGCGCGCCGCTCCAGCCGGGCTGGCTCGGATACCAGGGCGCGCCGGGATAGCGCGCGCCGGGCACGCCCGGGCCGGCGTGGCCGGGATGGCTCGGCTGGCCGGGCTGGTACGGGTGCTGGTACGGGGGCCGGTGCTGGTGAGCGCCGGCCGGCGCCCAGCCGGGCTGCCCGGAGACCGGCTGCGCCGTCGCGGGCGGGCCGACGCCGGGCGGGGCGGGCAGGGTCGGCTCGTCCGGGCCGCTGGCGCCCCCGGAGGGCGGGTCGACGGCCCGGACCGGGACGGTCGGCGACTCGGCCGTGGCGTCGGTGCCGGAGGGCGCGCCGGCCGGGGAGTCGGACCGCGGGTACTCGGCGCGGGACAGCTCGGGTGGCGACGGCTCGGCGTCGGTGGGGGCCGGCCGGCGCGGGTCGGACTCGTACTCGGTCATGTTCCTACCCTCTCCCATCGCTCTGCGTTCCGGCTTGGGCTGGCCTGAGCATTGGCTGAAAATCACTCACGCTCGATGTCGGTGGCCGGGGCGAGCGGCAGGCGGACCCGGAAGGTGGCGCCCCCGCCCGGCGTACCGGTCACCTCGACCGTGCCCTGGTGCACCGTCACCAGCGCGGCGACGATGGCCAGCCCGAGGCCGGTGCCGGTGGTGCCGCCGGACCGGCGGGTACGCGAGGCGTCCGCCCGGTAGAAGCGTTCGAAGACCCGTTCCGCCTGCTCGCCGGTGAGCCCCGGGCCGGTGTCGGCCACCTCGATCACCGCCAGGTTGCCCGGTTCGGCGCGCAGCCGCAACGTCACCCCCGCCTCCGGCGGGGTGTGCCGCACCGCGTTGGTCATCAGGTTGCCGATCACCTGTCGCAGGCGGGCGTCGTCGCCGCGTACCACCAACGGGCCGGAACCGGGCTCGATCTCCAGCTCGATGCGCCGGTCCGGTGCCGTCGCCCGGGCCGCCGCCACGGCGTCCGCGGCCAGCACCGGCAGCTCCACCGGGGCGAGTGACAGCGGCCGTTCGCGGTCCAGCCGGGCCAGCAGGAGCAGGTCCTCCACCAGCAGCCCCATCCGGGCCGCCTCGTCCTCGATCCGGCGCAGCAGGTCGGAGGTCCGCTCGGGCTCCCGGGCGGCGCCCTGGCGGTACAGCTCGGCGAAGCCCCGGATGGTGGTCAGCGGGGTACGCAGCTCGTGCGAGGCGTCCGCCACGAACTGCCGCATCCGCTCCTCGGAGCGGCGGGCGCGGGCCTCGGAGGCGCGGGCCCCCTCGGCGGCCTCCCGGGCGGCGGCCTCCGCGGACCGGGCCGCCGACTCCGAGGCCGCGCGGGCGGTGAAAGCCATCTCGATCTGGCTGAGCATCGCGTTGAGGGCCCGGGAGAGCCGGCCCAGTTCCGAGGTCGGACAGGGTTGGCCGTCCTCCGGGTCGGGTACCCGTCGGCTGAGGTCGCCACCGGCGATGGCCGCGGCGGTACGTTCGATCTCCACCAGCGGCTTGAGGCTGGCCCGGACGATCGCCGCGCCGATCGAGGCGAGCAGG
This is a stretch of genomic DNA from Micromonospora sp. WMMD1082. It encodes these proteins:
- the cutA gene encoding divalent-cation tolerance protein CutA, with protein sequence MEQISVVTTVVDARSVADLLAAAAVAGRLAACAQVGGQVESTYWWRSGVETSTEWSVQFKTAPDRVDALLDQLRASHPYEVPEILVSRVDCGHPGYAAWVFEHTRP
- a CDS encoding 1-acyl-sn-glycerol-3-phosphate acyltransferase — translated: MPLPPRWLRRLVLAPGVVLLATLLVTTVPLWALLALAVSPFVPGRLRPLRLLWLGCFYLVWDAAALLCLFGLWIASGFGWRVGSPTFQRAHYVLAGWFLRVLFWQARWTLHLSIDVVGTDPDTALPGRPELVLCRHAGPGDSFILIHALVNWFRREPRIVLKDTLQWDPAIDVLLNRLPSRFIAPGRDGRGPLTDQVGHLATGLDDDDAFVIFPEGGNFTPKRRLRAIARLWDRGHERMALKAEAMRHVLAPQPGGVLAALDAAPDAGVIFVAHTGLDRMLTVADVWRELPMDKRLVMRFWSVPPEEIPADRQQRVDWLYDWWSRIDGWIATNHDDAT
- a CDS encoding patatin-like phospholipase family protein, which translates into the protein MARGPVAFVLGGGGVLGAVEVGMLRALFRAGIRPDIVLGTSIGAVNGALVAADPSEAVTNRLVRLWASPEASEVYGDSVARQLRRFAARTHLHSPRPLRKLLESELGTETTFADLKIPFRCCAANIERAAEHWFVSGPVVPAVLASASVPGLLPPARIGDQHYVDGGIVNSIPIGEAVAAGAGRIFVLQVGRIERALAPPRRPWEIAQVAFEIARRHRFAREMAALPDGVEVHVLPTGGLEPRDDTPWAYRDMAAVGRRISRAYSASRHYLANLER
- a CDS encoding serine/threonine-protein kinase gives rise to the protein MKPALQPGRLLATRYRLIDQIGAGGMSVIWRAHDEVLDRMVALKVLAPSLAADARFRDMVREEARAAAQLVHPNVTSVHDYGETVSPDGAITSFVVMELLSGEELEFRLTEGPLPWPQAVEIGAQVADALAAAHRLGIVHRDITTANVMMTQVGAKLLDFGIATRIGAPDEDEDGATFGTPAYVAPERLDGAPAQPATDVYSLGVLLHETLTGRVPYPADTWDELSAALADGASPTLAGVPGLPSPVAQICLRCLSRDPADRPTARQVATVLRDQMLPADPQASTMLAPTVTLPALAPTLAAALGPAAAGGTTAGTDSTVDGAGGATAGTDGATAGAGGAMGGTGGGVGGLGGAARGDAVLTPGPDGGRRRRLPRPVLVITTVAVLIAAALVVPALWPDATEPPAVLPTGGPTATPGPARPGSTASERPPVPPPSASPTPPPATAVPTPPAGGDSLVAAANRLEAVIGAGLTDGGIRDDVGTDLRNELRNLTRAVTGGESELGPGVARLREKVSVRLREGGLSPAYAQQLDAAISALGAAQV
- a CDS encoding glycosyltransferase family 4 protein, yielding MLVPPWLSVPPPGYGGLEQVVAGLVDALVARGHAVTLMGAGTDHGTAADYLATLDELQYDRLGEALPELAHLARVNHLISPADFDIVHDHTTIGPLVAGRRTVPTVATVHGNPVGEYGTVLSNTDRGVGLVAISRTQRALNPHLPWVGTVHNAMGLDDFPRKDVPGHGPVLWLARFSPDKGPELAIRACRAAGLPLVLAGKCNEPAERRYYDEVIRPMLGPDVTVVLDADRDAVLRLLVEASCLIMPIQWEEPFGIVMLEAMATGTPVVALNRGAVPELVRPGVTGLICERPEELPAALRAAPGLDPADCVEHVARTFSTERMAAGYEEVYRRFVVAATPRTAVREPARVTPA
- a CDS encoding BON domain-containing protein: MTTATAARTDDRIQRDVLDELAWDAQVRETDIGVSVHDGVVTLTGSVDGAAHGWAAVRSAQRVRGVRAVADEIEVRPPGPVDITDGDLAIAASRALEWNSFVPAERLDLTVSDGWLMLRGEVEFGWQRRTAERELRRLRGVRGVTNLVEVRPATRPDTDRIRCDVQRALLRGIGTERVTVQVRDDTVTLSGVVRSWSEREEAERVAWSAEGVCTVRDELVVGDG
- a CDS encoding trypsin-like peptidase domain-containing protein, giving the protein MTEYESDPRRPAPTDAEPSPPELSRAEYPRSDSPAGAPSGTDATAESPTVPVRAVDPPSGGASGPDEPTLPAPPGVGPPATAQPVSGQPGWAPAGAHQHRPPYQHPYQPGQPSHPGHAGPGVPGARYPGAPWYPSQPGWSGAHPTSPGAGQPGYPGQAGGMPGGYPGQPGPWAPTPSSGPRPGRIAKLAGAGVAVFALMLGSGVAGGALALALSDGGGVTRTYNAAPVIDGADLPRIAASVQDSVVSISTGSGEGSGVVLSADGYVLTNNHVVAGGGDTVRVIFANGTSAQAQVVGTDPKTDLAVLKADGVSDLQPATFGDSDAMQVGDQVLALGSPLGLQGSVTAGILSARDRTIQAGGGQQLPGQAVSSISGLLQTDAPINPGNSGGALVNTRGEVIGINTAIATAGQGNTGNIGVGFAIPSNKAKDVAEKLQRGEKISHPSLGVSVNAAPDGGALIGAVTPGSAAERAGLQQGDVITRFGDKVINDSSDLVAAVQAGKVGDQVEVTYQRNGAETTATVTLAEAS
- a CDS encoding HAMP domain-containing sensor histidine kinase, whose amino-acid sequence is MNALQQGKLRLRSVPLRVKLVAAVLALVAAALLVIASLTTYFLHNYLVDQLDTELKGSTLNIESALITAQQGRLGIPTDYLVVVTNRSTGLVEGYGFDSRRFAAADLPPWPDDAAGFEEKAGEPFTTRARGSEVRWRMLYTELPNGQWAAIGQHLTDVDRAVKRLIWIDLLVGGAVLILLASIGAAIVRASLKPLVEIERTAAAIAGGDLSRRVPDPEDGQPCPTSELGRLSRALNAMLSQIEMAFTARAASESAARSAEAAAREAAEGARASEARARRSEERMRQFVADASHELRTPLTTIRGFAELYRQGAAREPERTSDLLRRIEDEAARMGLLVEDLLLLARLDRERPLSLAPVELPVLAADAVAAARATAPDRRIELEIEPGSGPLVVRGDDARLRQVIGNLMTNAVRHTPPEAGVTLRLRAEPGNLAVIEVADTGPGLTGEQAERVFERFYRADASRTRRSGGTTGTGLGLAIVAALVTVHQGTVEVTGTPGGGATFRVRLPLAPATDIERE